Proteins encoded in a region of the Phaenicophaeus curvirostris isolate KB17595 chromosome 1, BPBGC_Pcur_1.0, whole genome shotgun sequence genome:
- the MGAT3 gene encoding beta-1,4-mannosyl-glycoprotein 4-beta-N-acetylglucosaminyltransferase: MKMRRHKLFLTLCMAGLCLISFLHFLKALSYVTFPRELASLSPNLVSSFFWNNAPVTPQVSPEPGGAEFLRTPLYSHSPLLQPLSPSRANEELHKVEFVLPEDTTEYFVRTKAGGVCFKPGTKVLEKPPVGAQPEERVDGAASGRLARKPLSANGTKRRKWVECVCLPGWHGPSCGVPTVVQYSNLPTKDRLVPREIPRRVINAINVNHEFDLLDVRFHELGDVVDTFVVCESNFTAYGEPRPLKFREMLLNGSFDYIRHKVLYVFLDHFPPGGRQDGWIADDYLRTFLTRDGISRLRNLRPDDVFIIDDADEIPARDGVLFLKLYDGWTEPFAFHMRKSLYGFFWKQPGTLEVVSGCTMGMLQAVYATDGIRLRRREYYTMPGFRQYENSTGHILVQWSLGSPLHFAGWHCSWCFTPEGIYFKLVSAQNGDFPRWGDYEDKRDLNYIRELIRTGGWFDGTTQEYPPADPKEQMYAPKYLLKNYQRFRYLLENPYRKAEGTG; this comes from the coding sequence ATGAAGATGAGACGCCATAAGCTCTTTCTGACTCTCTGCATGGCTGGTCTCTGCCTCATCTCCTTCTTGCACTTCCTCAAGGCCCTTTCCTATGTCACCTTCCCCCGGGAGCTGGCTTCACTTAGTCCCAACCTTGTCTCCAGCTTCTTCTGGAACAATGCCCCCGTCACACCTCAGGTCAGCCCTGAGCCAGGGGGTGCAGAATTCCTCCGCACACCCTTGTACTCCCACTCCCCCTTGCTCCAGCCCCTATCTCCCAGCAGAGCCAACGAAGAGCTGCACAAAGTTGAGTTTGTGCTGCCGGAAGACACAACAGAATATTTCGTCCGTACCAAAGCCGGTGGCGTTTGCTTTAAGCCAGGCACCAAGGTGTTGGAGAAGCCTCCCGTGGGTGCACAGCCGGAGGAGCGAGTGGATGGTGCAGCCTCGGGGCGGCTGGCTCGCAAGCCACTGAGTGCCAACGGGACCAAGCGTCGCAAGTGGGTGGAGTGCGTGTGCTTGCCGGGTTGGCACGGCCCTAGCTGCGGGGTCCCCACTGTGGTCCAGTACTCCAACCTGCCCACCAAAGACCGCCTCGTGCCACGGGAGATCCCTCGGCGGGTCATCAACGCTATCAATGTCAACCATGAGTTTGACCTGCTGGACGTCCGCTTCCATGAACTGGGAGATGTGGTGGACACCTTTGTGGTGTGTGAGTCAAACTTCACAGCCTATGGAGAGCCTCGACCCCTCAAGTTTCGTGAGATGCTCCTCAATGGCTCCTTTGACTACATCCGCCACAAGGTGCTCTACGTCTTCCTGGACCACTTTCCCCCTGGTGGCCGCCAGGATGGCTGGATTGCTGATGATTACCTGCGCACCTTCCTCACTCGTGACGGCATCTCTCGCCTCCGCAACCTGCGCCCAGACGACGTCTTCATCATCGATGATGCTGATGAGATCCCAGCCCGTGATGGAGTGCTCTTCCTCAAGCTGTACGATGGCTGGACAGAGCCCTTTGCCTTTCACATGCGCAAGTCACTCTATGGCTTCTTCTGGAAGCAACCAGGCACCTTGGAGGTGGTATCAGGCTGCACCATGGGGATGCTCCAGGCTGTCTATGCTACTGATGGGATCCGTCTGCGGCGCCGTGAGTACTACACGATGCCTGGCTTTCGGCAGTATGAGAACAGCACGGGACACATCCTGGTGCAGTGGTCACTGGGCAGCCCCCTCCACTTTGCTGGCTGGCACTGTTCCTGGTGTTTTACCCCAGAGGGGATCTACTTCAAACTGGTGTCGGCCCAGAATGGGGACTTCCCCCGCTGGGGTGACTACGAGGATAAACGAGACCTCAATTATATCCGGGAGCTGATCCGGACTGGTGGCTGGTTTGATGGTACAACGCAGGAGTATCCCCCTGCTGACCCCAAGGAGCAGATGTATGCTCCCAAGTACCTGCTCAAAAACTACCAGCGGTTCCGCTACTTGTTGGAGAATCCCTACCGAAAAGCAGAGGGTACTGGGTGA